TCGTGGGGGGAGGCAGTCAAccttatttcatttttattgctCACACTTAGGGGGCTCCTCCCTTTCCCTTGATGAGACTTTAAAGGACCCCGCTCCTCTTCTGCCACCATTAGgggggaaatattttccttgacctttttccccaatttggTAAAATCATAAAATTCGTCCTTCTTACTAAACCCTTTTGCAGTGTTGCCCTTTTCGTCCTTACCTCTGCCAATTTTGTTCTCTGCTGATGGGTCCAAATCACAattctgcttcttttccttcccatGTTTGCTCACAATGTGTGATatgctcctcccccctgtgAGGGCACCCTTTTGTCTAAGACTGTTTTTCCTTGGGAGTGCTACCTCAATAGGCCTAAGTAATTTTCGAGGCGATCCTTCCTTCTTAAGCGTATCCGATTTATGTTCTAAATCGCCTCCCTCCGCTTTATGTTCTAAATCGCCTCCCTCCGCTTTATTTTCTAAATCGCCTCCCTCCGCTTCTTGTTCTAAACCGCCTCCCTCCGCTCCCTTCTTTCCCACCTTGCTACGCTTGGAAAGCTTATAAAATCGTTCTATCGCACTAGGGTGAGCCTTATCAACCATCCCCTCGCTTCTCCTACTGTTATAGcttgctttttcttcctttttccttttttcatccttaGATGTCGAACTTAACCCTTCCTCGCTTTTCCCCTCTGCATGCAACTTTTTAGCACCTTCCTCGCTTTTCCCCTCTGCATGCAACTTTTTAGtgccttcctccttttcatttgAGGAcggttcttcttcccttcgaGGAGGTTTCCCCGATGAGCCTCCTTCATCCAGACTTTGGGGTCCCTTCTCAATtgctttgcaattttgcctATCCGTCTTAAAGCTCCCACTACGGGGGTGGTCACCATCCCGATTGTTCTTCCCCGCATATGAATCTCCAAACGTGTTAGaggctccttttttgtttcctccttccttatgttcttttttccctccaaaatttttacttttataaaatcctactttttcttttctctccaCCGCTTCATGATGACTCTTTTGGGAACCATTATGTGCACTGCCCTGAGTGTCCAGCACATCCCTCGAGGGCTCACTCACACGTTTGAAGTCTTCGTCTCTCttacttcctccccttttaaaGACATGTCCTACGGAGCTTTTTAACTTCCTATACGAACCCAGTTCACCTTTTGAACGGTTCCAAATTTCTCGCTTAACCACTTCTggttctcccccccttggtagaaaaaaactttttgtaataattttctcaTCGTTCTTATCATCTACGATTTTTAAGATAGAACTGGATAAAGGAGACCTCCGTTGTGTATCTCTTAAGTCCTCCCTCTTTTGTCCACCTTTTGGAAAAGGTTCCTTTGTTTTGTCACCTCCTTGTggatttctcatttttgtaagaTACTCTTTAAAGTTAGTCACATGATGTCCCTTTCCCCATTTAACTACTTTACTCTTTGGATAACTCCCTTCTAATGCAGATTTTCTCGGTAGGGGGGATTTTTTAGACATGCCAATTCGGATTGCATTTCCTTCGGCCTTCCCACCTACAACAGGTACTCCACCTTTCCTAAAGTGATGTTTCAGAGAGCCCTTTCTATCAAAATGGATAGGTGCACCCTTTGGACCCTTTTTCAAAagagcgtttttttttccgccagGCTGCTTTATCGATTTGGTATACACTTTAACATTCCATTTGGCTAAAGGGGATTTCTTTTCAAACTTATTAGCATTGTTagttccccccttttttggaacCCCTAAAAGGGCATCATCAATCATGAGGCCTTTTCCGCCCACGTGGCTCCTGTCAGAATTAATGAGCTTCTCCTGCTCATCATCGAAAAAGACGCGTTTCCTTTCCTGAGCCCACGCAGAGTGATCACTTACCACCTTTTCTTGATAACCGTCCTTGGAACAACTCCACCCCATGTTAGGAAATGGAATAAACCGGTCCACTATGTTATTGTCATACTGTTCTCCACACACCTCTCCATCTAAAGCACAAAAATCATATATCCTTTCTATCCTTgaaaacagttttttttccttctcgatTGCTTTCTTTATCCCCATGGGATTTTTCACACCTGTCAACTCGACTTTGTATCTTACGCTTACCTTTTCGTTCCTCTCCTTCCACTGCTGCTGCTGATGCAGATGCCCCTCCTCGTAGTTTCTTACTATTAGCATGGTCAGCGGCAGGCTCTTTGGCGCGTCATCCAAATAGACCCTTTTCAATTTGTCCACACCcccattttccccccttcctaAGTCTGCCattttatccctttttataTCCTTCCCAATCAGTGTGTGGTCATTTTTGCCAAATCTTCCCTCTAGCTTCACGTACCTGAAGAAAAGGTTTAACACACTTTCGGCTTCACCATCccagttttcctttttcaataTTCTGCAAATCTGCCCCCGAACGTATTCAAGTCTTCTCAAATGTGCGTCGTCGTTAAGTTCCCTCTCCACATTGCTAAGAGGCGGCTTACTGTGTAGTGACTCATCTGGGAGCGACTTCTCCTCCCTGTGCGCTGATTCTTGAAAGGCTAAATAGAGCTCACCCTTACCGCTTCCCCTTCCGCTGACACTCCCACTGGGGTTGCCCTTTTCCAGGACAGAAGAGTCCCCCCCGGGGAGGTCAACCTCTCCTGCAAATTTTCCACCTTCATACATTTCGtcgaaaaatggaaagcgATATTTGTCGTCATTCCGACCATCATAGTGCTCTCCCACCTCGCTGAAATCTGAGTAGTGCTCACCCCCGCTGAAGTAGCCAATTTGGGAATATCTCACCGAATTGGACAAATCTGCTTCATTGTGCACCTCCCCCCCATCACCTACGCTGCTCAGTCGAATAAGTTTTCCCCTTAAATTGGTGTATCTGCTCTTTCGAAAGTAGAAGTTatgctctccatttttagaAACTTTTTCTAGGGATACATAGGAATAGTCCTCATTGGaaccttctccttttctggTGTACTGATGGTCCTGTTCTCCCCCAAGAATCCTTTTAGACATCATGTCTGGACTGacacaatttttcaaattctcCTCTGCCATATTTGCATGCATCTCCCTGCACTTGTcgctaaaaaaatattctcctttttggtcATACTCTACTTTTTCAACGGAATGATGCTTTTCGCACAATTTAAGTTTCTCTTcatctccttcctctttgcaaaaatgaaagcgtTTCTTGGACAGCTTGGACATCCCTAAAGGTCTCTCTTCTAGTACCTGTtcgtcctcctttttgctacCATGCACGTGATGTCCCTCGTAATTTGGCCTCAAATCAGCACTGCTACTACTTTCGTCCGTGTCATATTTTGAGGACTCCACAGAGGTTACCTTACCCCCTTGATATTTCGCTGCCTTCGTTTTGTTTCCTCTACTGTTCACATAACATTCAAACTGCTCACTCCCTTTCGGTAGGGgcaattttcccttttttttcttcctctccaaAATGCCCCCTTCTGAAGAGTCTCCCCCTAATCTGCCACTGTTcgatttattttcccatttttcaagctccactttttccttttcacgatccactttttccttttcacgatccacttttcccttttcacgatccacttttcccttttcacgatgcactttttccttttcaccgtccacttttcccttttcacgCGTGAAGTTGTGTCCTTTCCCCGTATCGAAAGAATCCATAGAACATTTCTTCagttttgctttatttttccctaaTCGCTTTTTCTTGGGCTCCCCATTGTATACTGTCTTCCTCCTCGAATGCTCGATAAACATCCTCCTTCTTTCTGGTCCATTACTCGAATCGGACGTTGACCTTTCGTGCGCTATTTTTTCACTACTCTTTTGATTTCTACCGAGACGCTTTCTGGGCGAAAGAATTGTTGAACTTTTACAAATACGCTTCCTACTCATTTGGGAATCCTTCTTAAGCTCTCTACTTAAGGACGTGTCTGTTTCACTACTGTCTAATTCTGGTTCGTCTGGTGGgaggttccccttttttctctcttcatTTAGGCTTGAATGACCTAATCTGCTAGCACCACCAATTTGAATGCTAACATGACTCCTCTTCTCATCGCAGGGAAGTGTACCTTTTGATAGCTCACTGGCATCTCTTTCTAAGtggtcattatttttatttagatttatcctttttccttcctttttcttcctaccaactttgccatttttagcAACACCTCTTTTATCGATCATTTTTCGTAAGTATTCCCCCCTATTGGGTAAAGTCAGCGCAAGTCCCAAATCCAACTTTGGCACAttagcacattttttactacaCCATATTTTCGAAGCATATTTTGTAAGGTCTCcctcatttgtgcatttcgATTTATCACCATCAGTGGACTGGACAGAAGCAGCCACTTCAATCTTGCCATTCGCTAAATCGTTACAACAACCGAGTTCTTTGTTTTCCCTATTCGCCTCTTTCGTATCTATATTACTCTTATTACTCCCTTTGTGgatactttttctttctcctccttctgaAACGCGTTCTATGCCTCCACAACTTGGCAGGAACGATGCGAATTTCTTGTCTTTAGTGGCAGTGGGATTTTCTTCCAAGTTTGTAAACGCATCCTCtaaaatttccttcttcatttttatcattccaTTTGAAAGGACAGGCTGCGGAGTGATCCTTCCATGAGCATTATTTTTAGAGATACCGCTACcctgcatacattttttatcactgGTAAGGAGGGAGTGTTGAGTCTTTCCCCCTACACTATGGCCAAGTTGCTTTATCTGACCTCCCCAACCTGGTGCGACATGTTTTGCTCTCACGGGGGAGTTATCCGACACATTTTTCTCGAAACCTGCttggaaaaattgtacacaagtaggtaaataattttactaataatggagaaaaaaaaaaaaaggcggcattttaaatatgagcggtgtatacatttttaagtgaTTACTTGGAGATGTACCCCTTGGAGAGTTTTCACATCCACTGTGATCTTGGCTTAGTCCAAAatcctgcaaaaaaaaaaaaaaagatccaCGTTTTGAGCAGTTTGTGTGTTTCTTCATACATGTGTCTATCCTCACGGCGACACATTAAAGCGTATAATTTCCTATTGAAGCACCCGTTGGGAGAATCTCATCATGTTCAAGCGGGATCACAAGATATACAATGCATGGCAGCAATATGTACATAGAATGCAGCACAACGGATTATTCCCTCCCTGTCACTAGGCGTCCCGTACTGGCACTTCTGCCCAGCTAACGTACCTCACATGGATAAGCTGGTTCTCCACAATTGCTGctttcatcaaaattttctaattttagtATATTGTAATAGTCGAGTAGATCATTAAAGAACTTCCTCTTAATACTCTCATTGAAGAGTCTGATCTCTTCGTCGTTCCTAAATCCAGGGGAATACTCAAAATGTTCTTCATCATCAAAATTTTCCGAATCGTAATTCGCCTTGGCGGAAAAGGCACACTTATTATTATGCCGTTCACTTTCCTGTGTGGTGCTGCCCAAGTTTGACGATAACCCGTTCGAAAGAGTTAATGATTCGCTTTCGAGGTAACTTTCACGATTTTGTATCTCGTTTGACACTCCATTAAGGTCTATTTCTTGCGacttttctatttttccccttcctgaGCGCAAGTTGCTAAGCGCTAAATCAAAGACATCGTCAAcgtacttcttccttttgtcaTGGATGAcctacaaataaaaatgtgtgttGGCGTGTCACCTCttcggggggggaagtaaaaaaaagtgctttGAAAAGTTGCTCACCTTTGTGTTTCCGCTCTGCAGTATGCCTAcgtgaaaaagtgaaacgTGCAAATAGAATGCGTGACTGGAAGGCACGAATGAGGCGTTCTACCCAAGTGTGCAAATAAAACGCTTCAATGAATTTGCTTTAAACGGTTCGCTATACTTCTCAAGTTTTCAATTAGGAAGGGCGTGTCTtcactgcaaaaaaaaaaaaagaggataaTTTTAAgggaacaaataaacaagAGTGGCATTAATACGTCAAAAAGGTTGACACTCTTCGTCTGCTGAGTAGttaatttcccccttttttttcgccgcGCTTACTCAGAAATCATGGTTAGGCTGTTTGTAGACGCGATTACGAGAACTGTTCTGAGTGATTGCTTTTCCGAAGGAGAAGGTGTAAGTAAATCGTCTTTTAAGTTAATTGcaaagatgaaaataaaaatggaaaagaaaatataaagtaacataaatttaaaaaaaaaagtaaaataacaTCCTACAGCGCAGCAAAACAACAAAGTAGCtagtaggaaaaaaaaaaaaaacacgcacAACTTAAGTGTgccgcgaaaaaaaaaaattctgaacgTTCAGAAAGTAT
This sequence is a window from Plasmodium cynomolgi strain B DNA, chromosome 3, whole genome shotgun sequence. Protein-coding genes within it:
- a CDS encoding hypothetical protein (putative), yielding MKKEILEDAFTNLEENPTATKDKKFASFLPSCGGIERVSEGGERKSIHKGSNKSNIDTKEANRENKELGCCNDLANGKIEVAASVQSTDGDKSKCTNEGDLTKYASKIWCSKKCANVPKLDLGLALTLPNRGEYLRKMIDKRGVAKNGKVGRKKKEGKRINLNKNNDHLERDASELSKGTLPCDEKRSHVSIQIGGASRLGHSSLNEERKKGNLPPDEPELDSSETDTSLSRELKKDSQMSRKRICKSSTILSPRKRLGRNQKSSEKIAHERSTSDSSNGPERRRMFIEHSRRKTVYNGEPKKKRLGKNKAKLKKCSMDSFDTGKGHNFTREKGKVDGEKEKVHREKGKVDREKGKVDREKEKVDREKEKVELEKWENKSNSGRLGGDSSEGGILERKKKKGKLPLPKGSEQFECYVNSRGNKTKAAKYQGGKVTSVESSKYDTDESSSSADLRPNYEGHHVHGSKKEDEQVLEERPLGMSKLSKKRFHFCKEEGDEEKLKLCEKHHSVEKVEYDQKGEYFFSDKCREMHANMAEENLKNCVSPDMMSKRILGGEQDHQYTRKGEGSNEDYSYVSLEKVSKNGEHNFYFRKSRYTNLRGKLIRLSSVGDGGEVHNEADLSNSVRYSQIGYFSGGEHYSDFSEVGEHYDGRNDDKYRFPFFDEMYEGGKFAGEVDLPGGDSSVLEKGNPSGSVSGRGSGKGELYLAFQESAHREEKSLPDESLHSKPPLSNVERELNDDAHLRRLEYVRGQICRILKKENWDGEAESVLNLFFRYVKLEGRFGKNDHTLIGKDIKRDKMADLGRGENGGVDKLKRVYLDDAPKSLPLTMLIVRNYEEGHLHQQQQWKERNEKVSVRYKVELTGVKNPMGIKKAIEKEKKLFSRIERIYDFCALDGEVCGEQYDNNIVDRFIPFPNMGWSCSKDGYQEKVVSDHSAWAQERKRVFFDDEQEKLINSDRSHVGGKGLMIDDALLGVPKKGGTNNANKFEKKSPLAKWNVKVYTKSIKQPGGKKNALLKKGPKGAPIHFDRKGSLKHHFRKGGVPVVGGKAEGNAIRIGMSKKSPLPRKSALEGSYPKSKVVKWGKGHHVTNFKEYLTKMRNPQGGDKTKEPFPKGGQKREDLRDTQRRSPLSSSILKIVDDKNDEKIITKSFFLPRGGEPEVVKREIWNRSKGELGSYRKLKSSVGHVFKRGGSKRDEDFKRVSEPSRDVLDTQGSAHNGSQKSHHEAVERKEKVGFYKSKNFGGKKEHKEGGNKKGASNTFGDSYAGKNNRDGDHPRSGSFKTDRQNCKAIEKGPQSLDEGGSSGKPPRREEEPSSNEKEEGTKKLHAEGKSEEGAKKLHAEGKSEEGLSSTSKDEKRKKEEKASYNSRRSEGMVDKAHPSAIERFYKLSKRSKVGKKGAEGGGLEQEAEGGDLENKAEGGDLEHKAEGGDLEHKSDTLKKEGSPRKLLRPIEVALPRKNSLRQKGALTGGRSISHIVSKHGKEKKQNCDLDPSAENKIGRGKDEKGNTAKGFSKKDEFYDFTKLGKKVKENISPLMVAEEERGPLKSHQGKGRSPLSVSNKNEIRLTASPHEASHMFNAPRKEGTQKGNNAKQTTNLVGRQKSSRIGLGGKPSPRAMGSFPHKMTQSQMDKPVLKNEEGMARNSNYVDLRHIECSKSTLEFFLEKKYLKRNSPERGARVVQTVCDEKTKKCKKNFKQEERKSEGSTRNRSVLKSELD